One stretch of Planctomycetaceae bacterium DNA includes these proteins:
- a CDS encoding LemA family protein — MLGIWMLLAAVGFLALAMLTGQAQLAASRNRCRQAWAGVDSQLQRYSELAASVAATVELHLGSAGRSSLQRLADARQALRQSSGVRARGQAHRVLASCLQDVIDLRSRHATLAVNIDLARQLRERAAVTAAIATAQQHYNETAKDYDRTLTTLPASLVARMLGLKPQVRCDIVDAAGATPPGNA; from the coding sequence ATGCTGGGCATCTGGATGCTTCTTGCCGCTGTGGGCTTTCTGGCCCTGGCGATGCTGACCGGGCAGGCGCAACTGGCCGCCAGCCGCAACCGCTGCCGCCAGGCGTGGGCGGGCGTCGACTCGCAATTGCAGCGATACAGCGAACTGGCCGCCAGCGTCGCCGCGACCGTCGAGCTGCACCTCGGAAGCGCCGGGCGCTCTTCGCTGCAGCGACTGGCCGACGCACGCCAGGCCCTGCGGCAGTCTTCCGGCGTGAGGGCACGCGGTCAGGCCCATCGCGTTCTGGCGTCATGCCTTCAGGACGTGATCGACCTGCGCAGCCGCCACGCCACCCTGGCCGTTAATATCGATTTGGCCCGCCAACTTCGCGAACGCGCCGCCGTCACCGCCGCTATCGCCACTGCCCAGCAGCACTACAACGAGACGGCCAAAGACTACGACCGGACGCTCACGACCCTTCCGGCCAGCCTGGTGGCGCGGATGCTGGGCCTCAAACCCCAGGTCCGCTGCGACATTGTCGACGCGGCCGGCGCCACGCCGCCCGGGAACGCATGA